One Trichormus variabilis 0441 genomic window, ATAAAGAGTATCATAAGCGAGAATCAAAATTATCGGGCCTTCCACATCCTTAATTCTTGTGTCACCCAAAACATTTTTCAGGACATTAATTAGCCCTTGATGAGAATATTTAGGTAGTGAAAAAGCTTCAATCAATGGTTGCAGGAAACTGGGAATTTTTTTGTAGCGTTCTTTTCTTTCGATAGGAAATATTTGCTGACCTTGTTCCTGATACATTTGAACTAGCTCACTGCTATTTTTTTTCGCGGCAATTCCCGCCGTTAATATAGAACCTGTGGAAGTGCCAGCGATTAAATCAAAGTATTCGTGTAAAGACTTCCCTTGCTGCTGTTGAATTTGTCGCTCCACTTCTTGGAGGATGCGTGCTGTAATCACGCCGCGTATACCACCACCATCCAGACTCAATATTTTGAAGGACATTTTAATTCTCCTTGGTAGATTAGGGGCTGGGGATCAGGGAAGAATGATTTCTTTCACCTAAATCTGTTTTACAGTTGTAATCTACGTAATAGGAGAATATTATTTGCTACACGAAACTTAAAGCTTGACCGCGCGCTTCGGTGTTTAACTTGCCTTTGTGGTAGACAATCTGACCACCAACTATGGTTGTGTCGGCCCATCCCGTGAGGTTCCAGCCTTCAAAGGGACTCCAGCGACATTTAGTTAAGAGTTCTTCGCGGAGGACGGGGCGGTATGTATTCAAATCAACAAGTACTAAATCAGCATCGTAACCAGGAGCGATCGCTCCCTTATTGGGGATACCATAAGCTACAGCTACAGCTTTGGACATCCAGTTGGCTACTTGGGCAATGGTACATTTCCCCTCCATCGCCGCCGTCAACATCACAGCCAAGGATGTTTCTACCCCAGGCATCCCAGAAGGACTGTTGGGATAGGGTTGGGCTTTTTCTTCTAAGGTGTGGGGGGCGTGGTCTGTGGCGATAAAATCAATCACACCATCCCGCAACGCTTGCCACAAAACTTCGTTATCGTGGGGCGATCGCAAGGGCGGATTCATCTGTGCTAATGTACCAATACGCTCATAATCACCAGTATTCAAGACTAAATGTTGTGGTGTGACCTCTGCTGTTACCCAAATAGGCTTGTCTTGGCGTAGTAATTCAGCTTCGTCGGCTGTGGACATATGCAGAATATGTAACCGACGCTGATATTTTTTAGAAAGTTTTAATGCCAACTGTGTTGCTAACAGTGCCGCTTGATTATCTTGAATTTGGGAGTGAATTGCCGGGTCTTGAATCCCCGCAAATTCTTGACGGCGCTGGTTAATTCTGGCTTGGTCTTCGGCATGAACAGCAATGAGGCGTTGACCTTGAGCAAATATCGACTCCAGTACAGCATCTTGATCAACTAACAACTGACCGTGCATTGAACCCATGAAAATCTTAATGCCTGGTGTTGGGTTGGCGGCTAATAATTCTGGTGTGTTCTCCCCAGTTGCCCCAATAAAAAACCCATAATTTACCAAACACTTACTAGCAGCCCGTTGTAACTTATCATCTAACGCTTGCTGGCTAGTTGTCAGGGGGCGCGTGTTGGGCATTTCTAAAAAAGAAGTCACCCCACCTTTGGCACAGGCGCAGCTGGCTGTAAACAAATCTTCCTTATGTTCTAGCCCCGGTTCGCGGAAATGCACCTGGGGGTCTATGACTCCTGGCAACAAAGTCAAACCTTTCGCGTCAATCTCTGTAGCTGGTGTAGTGTTGACTATTTCTGTCCCTACTTCAATGATATGGCGATCGCGTATCAACACATCTCCCAGCAAAAATTCACCATTCGGTAAAAGGATGCGAGCGCCGCGAATTAGCAAACTTTGTGGAGAGGACATAAAACTAACAATTTTCAACCAGGAGCTATAGACTATAGAAAACTATGCTTTTAGGTCAATCTCAACAGCACTTTTTGTAATATTTTTTTGCAGTTATTTACAAAAAAGATTATTTTGATCTTATGAGTCAGACCACTTGCTAGGGTCAACAGTCCAGAGTCAGAAGCCATAACTAATGACCAACTACAAATAACTGATGACCACCTAATCTGCTTTCTCCCGTTAAGATTAACAAATATAGTCTCCCTCAGCGAGTTAATTACTTACACTTTTCTTACTTCAGTAATTTCATGCAAAATCAAGTGTCTGACAACAATTCTAGTAAACAACCTGATAATTCTTGGATCGCAGAGCTAGGTAGAACAGTTGTATTAAGTATTGTTCTCGCCTTGGGCATTCGTACCTTTGTGGCTGAAGCACGCTGGATTCCTTCTGGCTCGATGGAACCCACTCTCCACGGAACCCCCAACCAGTGGGAAGCCGACAAAATTATTGTTGATAAGTTGAAGTATAGATTTTCTCAACCACAGAGGGGAGACATTGTAGTTTTTTCCCCTACAGAAGAGTTACAAAGGGAGCAATACCAAGATGCCTTTATCAAACGGGTGATTGGCTTACCTGGGGAAACCGTAGAACTCAGAAACGGCAGAGTATATATCAATAAAAAACCCCTGAATGAAGGGACATATCTCGACTCCAAACAAGCCACAGTCATTGATGTCTGTACATCAGGTCAGCAACCAGCTTTCTTAACGAAACCCCAGACTATACCTGCTGACTCCTATTTAGTACTAGGAGATAATCGTAATAGTAGCTATGACAGTCGTTGTTGGGGTGTTGTCCCGCGTCAAAATATTATTGGTCGTGCAGTTCTTCGTTTTTGGCCGCTCAACAATGTGGGAGAAATCGATAAATCGCCTCTATACTCTCCAAAGTAAAAAACTATATATAAAACAAAGGCATAGTCAACAGTCCACCGTCTGGGATTTTTGTTTCACAAGCCATAAACCAATGACTGTTGACTATTTGCGCAGAAATTTTTAAGATGCCTTACCTAGCTAAAATCTTAATCTACCCAATTAAATCACTAGACGGGGTGGAAATCCAACAAGGACGAATAATCAACGGTGGTGCGCTAGAGCATGACCGTGAATTTGCTATATTTGACGAACATTCGAGAGTGGTGAATGGCAAACGAAATCCCTCTATTCATCAATTACGTTCCTATTTTCGCATCTCCCATCGAGAAATATCGCTTCAATTTCCTGGAAAAGATTCAGAATATGTCTTTCATCTAGACGAAGAAAGACAAACACTAGCAGCTATCTTGAGTGATTTTTTTGGCTTTGCCGTTACCCTAGCGCAAAACTCCCAAGGAGGATTCCCTGATGATTTACAATCACCAGGGCCAACAGTAATTAGTACCGCAACCTTGGCAGAAGTAGCTTCTTGGTTTCCTGGTGTAACTATCGATGAAATGCGCCGTCGAATGCGTGCTAATCTGGAAATTGATGGCGTTCCGGCATTTTGGGAAGATCAATTATTTAGCGAATCAGGTGAAGTTCTTTCTTTCCAAGTTGGAGACGTGCAATTTTTTGGTGTTAACCCTTGCCAGCGTTGTGTAGTTCCCACAAGAGACTCTTTTTCAGGTGTCGCTTATCCAAGTTTTCAAAAAATATTTGTTCAAAAGCGTCAAGCTACATTGCCGGAATGGTCTGCTACATCTCGTTTTAATCATTTTTATCGTTTAAGCGTAAATACAAAATTACCCAGTTCGGAAGCAGGGAAATTCATTAGTGTGGGCGAAGAAATTAAAATT contains:
- a CDS encoding MOSC domain-containing protein, with translation MPYLAKILIYPIKSLDGVEIQQGRIINGGALEHDREFAIFDEHSRVVNGKRNPSIHQLRSYFRISHREISLQFPGKDSEYVFHLDEERQTLAAILSDFFGFAVTLAQNSQGGFPDDLQSPGPTVISTATLAEVASWFPGVTIDEMRRRMRANLEIDGVPAFWEDQLFSESGEVLSFQVGDVQFFGVNPCQRCVVPTRDSFSGVAYPSFQKIFVQKRQATLPEWSATSRFNHFYRLSVNTKLPSSEAGKFISVGEEIKIIYKN
- a CDS encoding dihydroorotase yields the protein MSSPQSLLIRGARILLPNGEFLLGDVLIRDRHIIEVGTEIVNTTPATEIDAKGLTLLPGVIDPQVHFREPGLEHKEDLFTASCACAKGGVTSFLEMPNTRPLTTSQQALDDKLQRAASKCLVNYGFFIGATGENTPELLAANPTPGIKIFMGSMHGQLLVDQDAVLESIFAQGQRLIAVHAEDQARINQRRQEFAGIQDPAIHSQIQDNQAALLATQLALKLSKKYQRRLHILHMSTADEAELLRQDKPIWVTAEVTPQHLVLNTGDYERIGTLAQMNPPLRSPHDNEVLWQALRDGVIDFIATDHAPHTLEEKAQPYPNSPSGMPGVETSLAVMLTAAMEGKCTIAQVANWMSKAVAVAYGIPNKGAIAPGYDADLVLVDLNTYRPVLREELLTKCRWSPFEGWNLTGWADTTIVGGQIVYHKGKLNTEARGQALSFV
- the lepB gene encoding signal peptidase I; the protein is MQNQVSDNNSSKQPDNSWIAELGRTVVLSIVLALGIRTFVAEARWIPSGSMEPTLHGTPNQWEADKIIVDKLKYRFSQPQRGDIVVFSPTEELQREQYQDAFIKRVIGLPGETVELRNGRVYINKKPLNEGTYLDSKQATVIDVCTSGQQPAFLTKPQTIPADSYLVLGDNRNSSYDSRCWGVVPRQNIIGRAVLRFWPLNNVGEIDKSPLYSPK